A section of the Nitrospinaceae bacterium genome encodes:
- a CDS encoding deoxyhypusine synthase-like protein, which yields MAYKDFLVRKTMDEKEKQQKQDLLHTRVAPVDYEKVETVADLVESFSGTSIQARNVGLCANVFKKMLTDPERPTIMLGLAGPLIAAGLRKVIRDMVHNNMVDVIVSTGAVLYQDFYAALGGGHYYGSPNADDNQLRELFINRIYDTYVDEELFAEYDSLIGRFAGTLEPRQYSSREFIGKLSETVDDEDSILVTARKNGVPIFCPAISDSSIGIGLTEHYYLSRKEGKTPITIDTIRDNYELTQLVVKSPGTAAFYVAGGVPKNYINDSIVMSYIFDEYTGGHKYALQVTTDSPHWGGLSGSTLAEAQSWGKVNKEANFAMAFVEPSVSLPLIFGHAYQKGFYKDRKKLHLKWSGDVLQELKIVK from the coding sequence ATGGCTTATAAGGACTTCCTCGTCCGTAAAACGATGGATGAAAAGGAGAAACAACAAAAACAGGATCTTCTCCACACACGCGTGGCCCCGGTGGATTATGAAAAGGTCGAAACTGTGGCGGATCTTGTGGAGTCTTTCAGCGGAACTTCCATTCAGGCGCGCAACGTCGGTCTCTGCGCCAATGTGTTTAAAAAAATGCTGACCGATCCCGAACGGCCCACCATTATGCTGGGGCTGGCCGGACCCTTGATCGCCGCCGGATTGAGAAAAGTGATCCGCGATATGGTGCACAACAATATGGTGGACGTGATCGTTTCGACGGGCGCCGTTCTTTATCAGGATTTCTATGCGGCCCTGGGAGGGGGCCATTATTACGGCAGTCCCAATGCCGACGATAACCAGTTGCGGGAACTGTTCATCAACCGGATCTATGACACCTATGTCGATGAGGAACTGTTCGCCGAGTATGATTCTCTGATCGGGCGGTTTGCGGGAACTTTGGAACCCAGGCAATACTCCAGCCGCGAGTTCATCGGCAAGCTGTCGGAAACCGTCGACGATGAGGACTCTATTCTGGTCACCGCGAGAAAAAACGGCGTTCCCATTTTTTGCCCGGCGATCAGCGATTCCAGTATCGGCATTGGTCTGACCGAGCATTATTATTTGTCCCGAAAAGAAGGGAAGACCCCGATCACCATCGATACCATTCGGGATAATTATGAACTGACGCAGCTGGTGGTGAAGTCGCCAGGAACCGCGGCGTTTTACGTAGCCGGCGGCGTTCCCAAAAACTACATCAACGACTCCATCGTCATGTCCTACATTTTTGACGAGTACACCGGCGGGCACAAATATGCGCTTCAGGTGACCACCGATTCTCCACACTGGGGAGGCTTGAGCGGCAGTACGCTTGCGGAAGCGCAGTCGTGGGGCAAGGTCAACAAGGAAGCCAATTTCGCCATGGCGTTTGTCGAGCCCAGCGTCTCCCTGCCGTTGATCTTCGGGCACGCCTACCAGAAAGGATTTTACAAGGACCGCAAAAAACTTCACTTAAAATGGTCCGGTGATGTTTTGCAGGAATTGAAGATCGTTAAATGA
- a CDS encoding A/G-specific adenine glycosylase: MSSFKTLKFIQTSLLNWYRTEKRDLPWRNTEDPYHILVSEFMLQQTQVKTVIPYYQRWLKSFPTADALARAREPRVLKHWEGLGYYSRARNLHRSAKLMMKEFRGKVPGTLDEILKLPGVGRYTAGAVLSIAFDQKMPVLDGNVKRVLSRLFCLKENGSSSASETRLWEVAEKMLPSKRSGDFNQALMELGATICLPKKPLCLLCPLNKSCMAKRNGVQEHFPPAKVKSAAKKIEVSAAVIHRNGKTYIQQRPQKGLMGGLWEFPGGKMEKGENPEECLIREIAEELGVQIKIKEKIMTIKHSYTQFRVTLHVFTCALLSGKIHATSCEQWKWVSPQNIDKYPFPAANVKILQHLKNNGLNGHEVTLAHRGGKKETRQS, encoded by the coding sequence ATGTCGTCTTTTAAAACCTTGAAATTCATCCAGACATCTCTTTTGAATTGGTACCGGACTGAGAAGCGCGATCTGCCCTGGCGCAACACCGAGGACCCCTATCACATCCTGGTTTCCGAGTTCATGCTCCAGCAAACTCAGGTCAAAACAGTGATCCCCTATTACCAACGCTGGCTGAAATCTTTCCCCACCGCCGATGCCCTTGCCAGAGCCCGTGAACCGCGAGTTTTAAAACACTGGGAAGGGCTGGGTTACTATTCCCGGGCACGCAATCTTCACCGCTCCGCAAAGTTGATGATGAAAGAATTCAGAGGAAAAGTCCCCGGTACATTGGATGAAATCCTGAAACTGCCAGGGGTCGGACGCTACACCGCCGGCGCCGTCTTAAGCATTGCGTTCGATCAAAAAATGCCGGTTCTCGACGGCAATGTCAAACGGGTGCTGTCGCGTTTATTTTGTCTCAAGGAAAACGGAAGTTCGTCCGCATCAGAAACCCGCTTGTGGGAAGTTGCGGAAAAAATGCTCCCGTCTAAAAGATCAGGGGATTTTAACCAGGCGCTCATGGAACTCGGCGCCACGATCTGCCTGCCCAAAAAACCTTTGTGTCTTTTATGTCCGCTCAATAAATCCTGCATGGCAAAACGCAACGGCGTTCAGGAGCATTTTCCACCTGCCAAGGTAAAATCAGCCGCTAAAAAGATCGAAGTCAGCGCGGCGGTCATCCATCGCAATGGAAAGACCTACATTCAGCAAAGGCCGCAAAAAGGTCTCATGGGAGGGCTTTGGGAATTTCCCGGCGGCAAAATGGAAAAAGGCGAAAACCCCGAAGAATGCCTGATACGGGAAATTGCTGAGGAGCTGGGCGTTCAAATAAAGATCAAAGAAAAGATCATGACCATCAAGCACAGTTACACGCAGTTTAGAGTCACCCTGCATGTTTTCACCTGCGCTCTTTTATCAGGAAAAATCCACGCTACCAGTTGCGAGCAATGGAAATGGGTTTCTCCTCAAAATATAGATAAATACCCTTTCCCAGCCGCCAACGTAAAAATATTACAGCACCTTAAAAATAATGGCCTCAATGGTCATGAGGTGACTCTTGCCCACCGCGGAGGAAAAAAGGAAACCCGGCAAAGCTGA
- a CDS encoding peroxiredoxin, which yields MLEVGTQAPDFSVQDHHGKQVSLKDFRGKKVVLWFYPKADTPGCTMEGQGFRDDYQKFEGKNTVILGVSLDGVADNKAFAEKYSFPFQLLCDVNREIALAYHAVQNAGDQYASRISYVIGEDGKIKEAVEKVDTKTHSSDLCSRM from the coding sequence ATGCTGGAAGTGGGAACTCAGGCGCCGGATTTTTCAGTTCAGGATCATCACGGCAAACAAGTCAGTTTAAAAGATTTTCGCGGTAAAAAAGTGGTGCTTTGGTTTTACCCGAAAGCCGATACGCCCGGTTGCACGATGGAAGGGCAGGGGTTTCGCGACGATTACCAAAAGTTTGAGGGGAAGAACACCGTCATTCTGGGGGTCAGTCTCGACGGCGTGGCGGATAACAAGGCGTTCGCGGAAAAATATTCCTTTCCGTTTCAACTGCTTTGCGATGTCAACCGCGAGATCGCGTTAGCCTATCATGCGGTGCAAAACGCAGGCGATCAGTACGCCTCCCGTATTTCCTACGTCATTGGTGAAGACGGAAAAATTAAGGAAGCGGTTGAAAAGGTCGACACCAAAACTCACTCTTCGGATCTGTGCTCGCGAATGTGA
- the queE_1 gene encoding 7-carboxy-7-deazaguanine synthase has translation MLKINEIYKSIQGESSHTGLPCVFIRLTGCNLRCTWCDTEYAFYEGKEMSLKEVVNAVERCGISLVEITGGEPLMQKEAIPLMQTLLEKNYTVMLETGGSLPVKEVPEQVIKIMDLKCPGSGEADKNNYDNLNYLTLRDEVKFVILDRADYDWSKKVLQDYSIHKKAQVLFSPVYDKLNLKALAEWVLEDNLSVRLQTQLHKVIWSKDAIGV, from the coding sequence ATGTTAAAAATCAACGAAATCTATAAAAGCATTCAAGGAGAATCTTCTCACACCGGGCTTCCCTGTGTTTTTATACGCCTCACCGGATGCAATCTGCGTTGCACCTGGTGCGATACGGAATACGCGTTTTATGAAGGAAAAGAAATGAGCCTGAAAGAGGTGGTCAATGCGGTGGAGCGTTGCGGAATTTCTCTGGTGGAGATCACCGGGGGAGAACCCCTGATGCAAAAGGAAGCCATTCCTTTAATGCAAACTTTGTTGGAAAAAAATTACACCGTCATGCTGGAAACGGGAGGCTCACTCCCCGTGAAGGAAGTCCCGGAACAGGTCATTAAAATCATGGACCTGAAATGTCCCGGCAGCGGGGAAGCCGACAAAAATAATTACGACAACCTGAATTATCTGACCTTAAGGGACGAAGTGAAATTCGTGATCCTCGACCGTGCGGACTATGACTGGAGTAAGAAAGTTCTACAGGACTATTCAATACACAAAAAGGCGCAGGTTTTGTTTTCCCCAGTCTATGACAAACTCAACCTCAAAGCCCTTGCAGAGTGGGTCCTGGAAGACAACCTTTCCGTCCGTCTGCAAACCCAGCTTCACAAAGTAATCTGGAGCAAGGACGCCATCGGTGTCTAA
- a CDS encoding cation transporter, with amino-acid sequence MLMSDSKKFSPGVKATLVGMAANLMLSGVKYIGGMMGHSTALIADAVHSLSDLLTDVIVLATHKIGKIPADSNHPYGHGRAETIGATIVGVVIILAGIWIGYDVWRILKSGAQLVPTWLAAGAALFSIIVKESLFHYTRVMGEHAKSPAVIANAWHHRSDAISSAAALIGILGAHFGYPIMDPIAGGVVAFMICKVGYDILSDGMRDLMDASVSKEKTQKIQKIIDGIPDVIKFHDLRTRKLGGEVFMDVHILVDNDLTVTEGHAAAEKVRRKLISAFDKVTDVLVHVDGEEDHKLLPLYTVTRKDFEKIVDPVIAASNVNVKRTRMRVHHLTGTNVIELYVQVDPKKTIDEISSLLEDIKRQLKSAPEVDDVRIFVDINAD; translated from the coding sequence ATGTTAATGTCAGACTCCAAAAAATTTTCACCAGGCGTCAAGGCCACTTTGGTCGGCATGGCCGCCAACCTCATGCTTTCGGGAGTGAAATATATCGGCGGGATGATGGGCCACAGCACTGCGCTGATCGCGGATGCCGTGCATTCTTTATCGGATTTGCTAACGGATGTGATCGTTCTCGCGACTCATAAAATTGGTAAAATCCCGGCGGATTCCAATCATCCCTACGGTCACGGACGTGCGGAAACCATCGGCGCGACAATCGTAGGAGTGGTGATCATACTGGCTGGGATTTGGATCGGGTACGACGTCTGGCGGATCCTGAAAAGCGGCGCTCAACTCGTTCCCACCTGGCTGGCCGCAGGCGCCGCCCTTTTTTCCATCATCGTCAAGGAATCTCTGTTTCACTACACGCGCGTGATGGGTGAACACGCCAAAAGCCCGGCGGTGATCGCTAACGCCTGGCACCACCGTTCCGACGCCATCTCTTCAGCGGCGGCATTGATCGGAATCCTGGGCGCTCATTTTGGTTACCCCATCATGGACCCAATCGCCGGTGGAGTGGTCGCCTTCATGATCTGCAAGGTAGGTTACGACATTCTTTCGGACGGAATGCGTGATCTGATGGACGCCAGTGTGAGCAAAGAAAAAACCCAAAAAATTCAAAAAATCATTGACGGCATTCCCGATGTCATCAAGTTTCACGATCTGAGAACACGCAAGCTCGGAGGCGAGGTCTTCATGGATGTTCATATTTTGGTGGACAACGATTTGACCGTGACCGAGGGACATGCGGCGGCGGAAAAAGTGCGAAGAAAACTGATCAGCGCCTTCGATAAGGTGACGGATGTTCTGGTCCACGTCGATGGAGAAGAAGACCATAAACTGCTTCCCCTCTACACCGTCACCCGCAAGGACTTCGAAAAAATCGTCGACCCGGTCATTGCCGCTTCAAACGTGAATGTGAAAAGGACCCGCATGCGGGTTCATCATCTCACCGGCACCAACGTCATCGAGTTATATGTTCAGGTCGACCCTAAAAAAACCATCGATGAGATCAGTTCCCTCCTGGAAGACATCAAACGCCAGTTAAAATCCGCCCCGGAAGTTGACGATGTCCGAATTTTTGTAGATATCAATGCCGATTGA
- a CDS encoding B12-binding domain-containing radical SAM protein, with product MKILFLVPPETHTIESSIPKALEGGKGYYPKLGLLYVAAYYERATGKKPAFVDCPPEKVSVSDLRRQVREIKPDMVAMSIMTFNLLDALYAAKVLKKDNPGIKICLGGPHVNLYPAETLNLPDIDYVVFGEGEPIFAKLAMTLEAKGPKPGALKKINGLGWKKDGVPQVNPVETELLNLDTLPNPARHLVDVSKYEHIIGEGRQFFTIQATRGCPAACSFCDIRKTTFRFRSAENVVAEVEELAAQGVDDLFFVDDTITINKHNLLHFCDLIVKRGVKINYKISARVDTVNEELLRALKRSGCYRIHYGIESATPRHLKYLQKGQTPEKVERACQMTRKAGIGFFAYMMIGIPHETRREMFETVDLAKRLKPDYAQFSICTPYPKTELYFQMLKEGIIPDDYWQAFAENPTPDFKIQFWNPHFTEASLREIQDECHSRFYRQPTYIMKQMARVRSWEDFSAKVRMGTKILTSRLSFG from the coding sequence ATGAAAATTTTATTCCTCGTTCCGCCCGAAACCCACACCATTGAATCTTCCATCCCCAAGGCGTTGGAAGGCGGAAAGGGTTATTACCCCAAACTGGGACTGCTTTACGTCGCCGCTTACTACGAGCGGGCCACAGGAAAAAAGCCTGCCTTTGTCGATTGCCCGCCGGAAAAAGTATCGGTGTCCGATCTTCGCCGTCAAGTCAGAGAAATCAAGCCGGACATGGTGGCCATGAGCATCATGACCTTCAACCTGCTCGACGCTCTTTATGCGGCCAAAGTCTTAAAAAAGGATAATCCGGGCATAAAAATCTGTTTAGGCGGCCCGCACGTCAATCTGTATCCTGCGGAAACCCTCAATCTGCCGGACATCGATTACGTGGTTTTCGGAGAAGGCGAACCGATCTTTGCCAAACTGGCCATGACCCTGGAGGCTAAAGGTCCGAAGCCGGGGGCTCTCAAAAAAATCAACGGACTGGGGTGGAAAAAGGACGGTGTCCCCCAGGTCAACCCGGTGGAAACAGAACTCCTCAATCTCGACACCCTGCCGAACCCGGCCCGTCATCTCGTGGATGTCAGTAAATACGAGCACATCATCGGCGAGGGACGGCAGTTTTTCACCATTCAGGCCACTAGAGGCTGCCCGGCGGCTTGCTCGTTCTGCGATATCCGCAAGACCACGTTCAGGTTCCGGTCGGCGGAAAACGTGGTCGCCGAAGTGGAGGAGCTGGCGGCGCAAGGGGTGGACGACCTGTTTTTCGTGGACGACACCATCACCATCAACAAACATAACCTGCTGCATTTCTGCGATCTCATCGTCAAACGCGGGGTCAAGATCAACTACAAAATCTCCGCCCGGGTGGACACCGTCAATGAAGAATTGCTTCGCGCCCTCAAGCGTTCCGGGTGCTACCGGATTCATTACGGAATCGAATCGGCCACTCCGCGTCACCTGAAATACCTGCAAAAAGGCCAGACTCCTGAAAAAGTCGAACGCGCCTGCCAGATGACACGAAAGGCCGGTATCGGATTCTTCGCCTACATGATGATCGGCATTCCGCACGAAACCCGCAGGGAAATGTTTGAAACGGTGGATCTGGCGAAACGCTTGAAGCCGGATTACGCGCAATTTTCCATCTGCACCCCCTACCCCAAAACCGAACTGTATTTTCAGATGCTGAAAGAGGGGATCATTCCTGACGATTATTGGCAGGCATTCGCGGAAAACCCGACTCCCGACTTTAAAATCCAGTTTTGGAACCCGCATTTCACCGAAGCGAGTCTCCGGGAAATCCAGGACGAATGCCACTCCCGGTTTTACCGGCAACCGACCTACATCATGAAACAAATGGCCAGGGTGCGGTCCTGGGAAGATTTTTCCGCCAAAGTCCGCATGGGAACCAAAATCCTGACCAGCCGCCTCAGTTTTGGTTAA
- a CDS encoding magnesium transporter MgtE, protein MSGNAAVIVEALNRRFLSDHPAEAALEIEAMSPEEAAHQLVHFPVKTLFPVIENLTPGFSANLFSHIPEDKLKKLLPEMNPTFLVTVLGQMDSDRRKKYISLVGTAVQRELLSLMDYPENSAGRLMDTQMGLFRESMTVAQGLKWLRQMKKSKSRDLFLIDSDNRLSGIVDLQDLIFADYHKVLKEFSRPITAVVNPLTPREEVVAMLEELKLTNLPVTDLNGRMVGAIQPAGLVKAIEEKATASMQTMVGASKDERALSKVSFAVSKRLPWLEVNLLTAFLAASVVGIFEETISRNTALAVLLPVVAGQSGNTGAQALAVTMRGLALHEITVRQWLPVVFKEVCVGFVNGIAVALTTALGVFFWSRSLGLSLVIGVSMVLSMVAAGFAGAIVPIGLARIGQDPATSSSIILTTVTDIAGFFSFLGIATLLSSML, encoded by the coding sequence ATGAGCGGTAATGCGGCAGTTATTGTTGAGGCTTTAAACCGGCGTTTTTTATCGGATCATCCGGCAGAGGCGGCCTTGGAGATTGAGGCGATGAGTCCGGAAGAAGCCGCTCATCAATTGGTTCACTTTCCGGTTAAAACGCTTTTCCCGGTCATAGAAAATTTGACGCCTGGTTTTTCCGCCAACCTGTTCTCCCATATTCCCGAAGACAAGCTCAAAAAACTGCTGCCTGAGATGAATCCAACTTTTCTGGTGACGGTTCTTGGGCAAATGGATAGCGATCGTAGAAAGAAATACATTTCTCTGGTGGGTACTGCGGTGCAAAGGGAATTGCTCAGTTTGATGGATTATCCGGAAAACAGCGCCGGGCGCCTGATGGATACCCAAATGGGTTTGTTTCGCGAATCCATGACCGTGGCTCAGGGCTTGAAGTGGCTTCGTCAAATGAAAAAAAGTAAATCTCGTGACTTGTTTCTCATCGATTCGGACAACCGGCTTAGTGGGATCGTGGATCTTCAGGATCTGATCTTTGCTGATTATCATAAGGTATTGAAAGAATTTTCGCGGCCCATCACCGCGGTGGTGAACCCTCTGACCCCGCGGGAAGAGGTCGTCGCGATGCTGGAAGAATTAAAACTGACCAATTTACCGGTAACGGACTTGAATGGCCGGATGGTCGGCGCCATTCAGCCCGCCGGTTTGGTGAAAGCCATTGAGGAAAAAGCGACAGCAAGTATGCAGACCATGGTGGGCGCGAGCAAAGATGAACGCGCCCTTTCCAAAGTCAGTTTTGCTGTTTCCAAACGCCTTCCCTGGCTTGAAGTCAACCTGTTAACCGCTTTTCTGGCGGCTTCCGTGGTGGGTATCTTTGAGGAGACCATCAGCCGAAATACCGCTCTGGCGGTTTTACTGCCCGTCGTTGCCGGCCAGTCCGGCAATACCGGTGCCCAGGCGCTGGCCGTCACCATGCGTGGTTTGGCTTTGCACGAGATCACGGTGCGCCAATGGCTGCCTGTGGTGTTTAAAGAAGTCTGCGTGGGGTTTGTCAACGGCATCGCGGTGGCTTTGACGACCGCTTTAGGCGTGTTTTTCTGGAGTCGATCCCTGGGTCTTTCGCTGGTCATTGGCGTGTCCATGGTGCTCTCCATGGTCGCCGCTGGTTTTGCAGGAGCCATCGTTCCCATTGGCCTGGCGAGAATAGGGCAGGATCCGGCCACATCTTCTTCCATCATCCTCACGACGGTGACCGATATCGCGGGGTTCTTTTCCTTCCTTGGAATCGCCACATTATTATCCAGTATGTTATGA
- the gerN gene encoding sodium:proton antiporter yields the protein MHEITASIEFQMSLLLFIALSGYLIASRLGQPAVVGEILVGMVIGPSVLGWITYTNFVSSVAHLGAVILLFVIGLEFKLKDIAKIKYGVIALSGIIFPWMGGYFLALWFGFDTPRAMLIGVALCATSIAVTADTLKEIGKLQTEAARAIIGAAVIDDVLALMALSVTNQMSVGTLSLESTSLALLKSFGFLIAGAMLGHFVLTRFINRLDGLPIAKKYPEFVFIFAMMIAFFYGLMAELAGLSAIVGSFIAGVSLEGVGLKFSRSFKEGSEYLRVIFASVFFVSLGIIADVKALTPSILGYLALLTVVAILTKVLACGLPARLYGLSARDSLVVGFGMAPRGEVAMIIALLALNQGIIDQPNYVALVLMSLLTTLITPLVLRFWLYKGEVS from the coding sequence ATGCATGAAATAACCGCATCCATCGAATTTCAAATGAGCCTGTTGCTGTTCATTGCCCTTTCAGGCTATTTAATCGCGTCCCGATTGGGGCAGCCCGCCGTTGTCGGAGAAATTTTAGTGGGGATGGTCATCGGACCCAGTGTTTTGGGATGGATCACCTACACCAATTTCGTCAGCAGTGTGGCTCATCTCGGTGCGGTCATTTTATTGTTTGTGATCGGCCTTGAATTCAAACTCAAGGACATCGCCAAAATAAAATACGGAGTCATTGCTTTATCCGGGATCATCTTCCCCTGGATGGGGGGGTATTTCCTGGCCCTTTGGTTCGGGTTTGATACGCCACGCGCCATGTTGATCGGTGTCGCTCTTTGCGCCACCAGCATCGCGGTCACCGCGGATACCTTGAAGGAAATCGGCAAGCTTCAGACGGAAGCGGCAAGGGCCATCATCGGCGCGGCGGTGATCGACGACGTGCTGGCTTTGATGGCGCTGTCCGTCACCAACCAGATGTCAGTGGGGACCTTATCCTTAGAATCGACCTCCCTGGCGCTCTTGAAATCATTCGGGTTTCTGATTGCGGGAGCGATGTTGGGTCATTTCGTTTTGACGCGTTTTATCAACCGCCTGGATGGTTTGCCGATCGCGAAGAAATATCCGGAATTCGTTTTCATTTTTGCCATGATGATCGCTTTTTTTTATGGATTGATGGCGGAACTTGCGGGGCTGTCGGCGATCGTCGGGTCTTTCATTGCCGGGGTTTCTCTGGAAGGCGTGGGGCTTAAGTTCAGCCGCAGTTTTAAGGAGGGCTCGGAATATTTGCGCGTCATATTTGCGTCTGTTTTTTTTGTTTCTTTAGGAATCATTGCGGATGTGAAAGCGCTGACTCCGAGCATTCTTGGGTATTTAGCGCTTTTAACCGTGGTTGCGATTCTCACAAAAGTTTTAGCATGCGGTCTTCCGGCAAGGCTGTACGGTCTCAGCGCCCGCGACTCTCTGGTGGTTGGGTTCGGCATGGCTCCGCGCGGGGAAGTGGCGATGATCATCGCGCTTCTTGCCTTGAACCAGGGAATCATCGACCAGCCCAACTATGTTGCCCTGGTGCTGATGAGTTTGTTGACGACCCTGATTACGCCTCTGGTGTTACGTTTCTGGCTTTACAAAGGAGAGGTGTCCTGA